Proteins from one Podospora pseudoanserina strain CBS 124.78 chromosome 1, whole genome shotgun sequence genomic window:
- a CDS encoding hypothetical protein (COG:S; EggNog:ENOG503P7JQ), whose translation MASNNPGNFANRPKEEVREIASKGGKASHGGGGTQAANDDSSSGNSGTGNQGFASMDPEKQREIASKGGKASSGSFEPGSERAREAGRKGGLASHGGNSEE comes from the exons AtggccagcaacaaccccggAAACTTTGCCAACCG tcccaaggaggaggtgcgcGAGATTGCTTCCAAGGGTGGCAAGGCTAGCCACGGCGGAGGCGGCACTCAAGCTGCCAACGACGACTCCTCCTCTGGCAACAGCGGTACGGGCAACCAGGGCTTTGCCAGCATGGACCCCGAGAAGCAG CGTGAGATCGCTTCCAAGGGAGGCAAAGCCTCCTCCGGTAGCTTTGAGCCCGGTAGCGAGCGTGCCCGCGAGGCTGGCAGGAAGGGAGGACTCGCCAGTCATGGTGGCAATTCCGAGGAGTAG
- a CDS encoding hypothetical protein (EggNog:ENOG503PYD3) has protein sequence MGSIPTVPDITSVHIVFQRHAESVAEVPTNLDYPPLESLEDLEHIVEKRRETVRTSFFLPDGLTNAGAQTCLDYNKDVPGKLDNVYLLVSSPCTRTIETIQGLCPSFQLVGPFHAPQGEPPMNPRVPELEKSIYVHPGLMEASTRPSDIPGIPTVRENAPSRQSVTFLRLKGGTDEDALTILNEQEVDITRMVWPEGVENRWQTDEDRTCAVTDIPDLASIDQAVKEARIWLREWAAKVLSVHQAQGRHDTPRIVVCTHGGILNFVTQEWRTQLEQRPSDGKWELRSPTVLDHLDATVWTFESATDEEAMLKEFPQSEARYYARTLGQYYHHLGDDPSQLYLDVDGSVVDQRALQFEEIQEISAEVRDFGERWWTTLRILANWTGLENSQAEEDSLEWV, from the coding sequence ATGGGTTCAATCCCAACCGTGCCCGACATCACATCAGTGCACATCGTTTTTCAACGACATGCCGAATCGGTTGCCGAGGTACCGACAAATCTCGACTACCCGCCACTAGAGAGTCTGGAGGACCTGGAACACATCGtcgagaagaggagagagaccGTGAGGACGAGTTTCTTCTTGCCGGATGGTTTGACGAACGCGGGGGCGCAGACCTGCCTGGATTACAACAAGGATGTGCCCGGGAAGCTAGACAATGTCTACTTGTTGGTCTCGTCGCCATGCACAAGGACGATAGAGACCATTCAAGGTCTCTGCCCATCCTTCCAGCTCGTGGGCCCCTTCCATGCCCCTCAGGGCGAGCCTCCTATGAACCCCAGGGTGCCAGAGCTTGAGAAGAGCATCTACGTCCATCCCGGCCTTATGGAAGCGTCGACAAGACCATCGGACATACCCGGAATACCGACTGTTCGCGAGAACGCCCCTTCGCGACAGTCGGTAACATTTTTGAGACTCAAGGGCGGCACGGATGAAGATGCTCTTACCATTCTCAATGAGCAGGAGGTGGATATTACCCGGATGGTTTGGCCAGAGGGTGTCGAGAACAGATGGCAGACGGATGAAGATCGGACCTGTGCTGTTACCGACATCCCGGATCTTGCCAGCATTGACCAGGCAGTGAAGGAGGCTCGGATCTGGCTCCGGGAGTGGGCCGCCAAAGTCCTGTCGGTTCATCAAGCACAAGGGAGGCATGACACCCCACGGATTGTAGTCTGCACTCACGGCGGCATACTCAACTTTGTCACCCAGGAGTGGCGAACCCAACTGGAGCAAAGGCCTTCAGATGGGAAGTGGGAGCTTCGATCTCCCACAGTGCTCGACCACCTCGACGCAACGGTATGGACCTTCGAGTCGGCaacggatgaggaggcgatgTTGAAGGAGTTTCCCCAGTCCGAGGCAAGATACTATGCCCGCACACTCGGTCAATACTACCACCATCTGGGCGACGACCCCAGCCAACTTTACTTGGATGTAGATGGATCAGTTGTCGACCAAAGGGCTCTCCAATTCGAAGAGATCCAGGAAATATCGGCAGAGGTGCGCGATTTTggagagaggtggtggacgaCGTTGAGGATTCTCGCCAACTGGACGGGACTTGAAAACAGTCAAGCTGAGGAAGACTCACTGGAGTGGGTTTAA
- a CDS encoding hypothetical protein (EggNog:ENOG503PHMZ), with amino-acid sequence MILTANKLLIASTFPEQLNLGSKLPWSSPLVRSSTPTHHSPVINIIKESQLSKMNSNRSRPDSRAGRASERVTFDEIALSDDERIATVFHPMKALANRNQADEQALGDERESRGFSRNYRGDMNNPKNQRGMVSDNENTSLFITRLPADVTPAQLLKALAPHGPFGRVWSVHIIPANADKGQTGAAAKLIMFDRAGAEAVYNFIHRGGLSFYNGSTRIRAIVSWNQVKSPPSDPRGTKSRVLIISGPADFVDVKKLRALFSRYFIYQEEEVKLTSHRDSKHEIEFRFCCFHAQAEAASVFLGRLKPSSVCVKFGADPLAQQPPANAQARSSVAKDRWALLGQRRRGGSSS; translated from the exons ATGATTTTGACCGCAAATAAACTCTTGATTGCTTCCACTTTCCCAGAACAACTCAACCTGGGTTCCAAACTACCTTGGTCTTCCCCCCTCGTAAGATCATCGACACCAACCCATCACTCCCCCGTCATCAACATAATCAAGGAATCCCAA CTCAGCAAAATGAACTCCAACCGCTCCCGTCCCGATAGCCGGGCTGGCCGCGCTAGCGAGCGCGTTACCTTTGATGAGATAGCGCTCAGTGACGACGAACGTATCGCCACAGTTTTCCACCCCATGAAGGCCTTAGCCAACCGTAACCAGGCGGACGAGCAAGCGTTGGGGGACGAGCGGGAGAGTCGCGGGTTCTCCCGCAACTACCGCGGCGATATGAACAATCCCAAGAACCAGCGCGGCATGGTTTCCGACAATGAGAACACCAGCTTGTTCATCACCCGGCTGCCTGCGGATGTCACCCCCGCTCAGCTCTTGAAAGCCCTCGCCCCCCATGGACCTTTCGGGAGGGTTTGGTCAGTCCACATCATCCCTGCCAATGCCGACAAGGGCCAGACAGGGGCCGCGGCAAAGCTCATCATGTTCGATCGCGCTGGGGCTGAGGCGGTATACAACTTCATTCACCGCGGCGGTCTTTCTTTCTACAATGGGTCGACCAGGATCCGGGCGATTGTCTCCTGGAACCAGGTCAAGTCACCGCCGTCAGATCCCCGGGGCACCAAGTCGCGCGTTCTCATTATCTCGGGCCCTGCCGACTTTGTCGATGTGAAGAAGCTCAGAGCTCTGTTCAGTCGCTACTTCATCTatcaggaggaggaagtcaAGCTTACCTCGCATCGGGACTCCAAGCATGAGATTGAGTTCAGGTTCTGCTGCTTTCACGCTCAGGCGGAGGCCGCATCGGTCTTCCTCGGACGTTTGAAACCTTCGAGTGTGTGTGTCAAGTTTGGAGCCGACCCTCTTGCTCAGCAGCCCCCAGCAAACGCTCAGGCTCGGTCGTCTGTAGCGAAGGACCGCTGGGCCCTGTTGGGTCAGCGCAGACGTGGAGGATCTAGTTCTTAA
- a CDS encoding hypothetical protein (EggNog:ENOG503Q4FQ; COG:S) produces the protein MPPKEDTRNANNSPDDDDGQTTVDPRGLAPAWAANRTDLIESLPFFRQAQQGIYQHNRIIRGVLLDGREGEHSHFDDDIVIIKLDAGGDITNSGYIRQSTSRLEAAQRAKDEQSPVGLILGKCQSNPHDPTLLMHCKAKLQILYFQGSNSDNLHLRIAPAKPCRYAVLGEYVLTDLWHEYQEGGDATVTMARYQRRQFLQPPWWKANNIASARYRDQKQRQVQIISDRKPTRSRVCEECGEPSPKRYKVWVCANPRCEKFSTAENGEVLAEDVVFSTHWLLERVASAGEAGLDFGSNRLRRPTQPTDMRKGSVCPKCRKCVSRFHWASWICEGPYGCGHAVSLTVDIPELQNLLKERSRGFTQARHPFHSLHDPRNLEREFISHGITFIEFKHEMPGGSVIKLLKSRPPRTATPGTIFDDLFNSIIWEANHGSRLDLQRHTASNRFTGTRINRYEISFGEKGEPSAFYPVVPLENAPASVQTVLEILTELLEEDIQDTTVKRTENTQDPWLLTVTAYVGGEQKEYFKPAGYNRAGDVTATLCLGSPVRMRWRYSPDYWNHTQAGRVLDGSPSPETKHFEALQQLKGRKMSRGEYEKQRREILDSSDGQSRPRNEIPTYLTADLTHGDILITEGDAIGSRFDSAVEPQGLLHIRLTTFRVQDGGDDGRGRENSAARRSTSRSRSRGGISTRATKAQRASSRTRGTPERTSKRITKGPFKTRRGSSKNRQEESAVEAESSTPPVPRRRGRKAGSRQKNQKRKNTSPDPSKTPNLKTRRTAKEARDRTKAQSGHSESVSSSNVSITSSSDGEDQIPKRQKTQATLTTKTMSAPTGPKLKSILRTAASMKPKRTSKTSRSDSPDILTTLQPSSTAATTSKQRSNPPDILTTSHQPSHTASGHIPTLSRRRFIYQTPKKPQTSPLNAKEIEYVETILHPGPVPTDLNSTTKVLDKINPPGLEGRSVPPLPVPLRRNPRPVIPSSILKPRCGSAAPVVGSKSPEKRTAQHLLWEIDTLGVPVPPTLLSNPIQDQERTGGTGESKANHPAPTSPNTHESPASSNPQVKTPLLPSPPPLKTTIENNSLVSPPISSTPTRHLPATARRTSTTIPPASPTLNRQRSLQLQDPNLKVITISPSPSPSPAPEPQPSAQNHDRNSSSSSSSSSSEDEDDNGASYKLPAPDRTRSRSRSLWGRLWGS, from the exons ATGCCACCAAAAGAGGACACTCGCAATGCTAATAATAGtcccgatgatgatgatggccaaACTACGGTTGACCCTAGAGGTCTAGCGCCAGCATGGGCAGCAAACAGGACGGATCTGATTGAAAGTCTTCCTTTCTTTAGGCAAGCGCAACAGGGGATCTATCAACATAACAGAATAATACGTGGGGTATTGCTTGATGGCCGCGAGGGGGAACACAGCCACTTTGACGACGATATAGTCATCATAAAACTCGATGCCGGCGGTGACATTACCAATTCTGGCTACATACGACAATCCACATCCAGGCTGGAGGCGGCACAAAGAGCCAAAGATGAGCAGAGCCCTGTTGGGCTGATTCTTGGTAAATGCCAATCTAACCCTCACGACCCAACTTTGTTGATGCACTGTAAAGCTAAGCTGCAAATTCTCTATTTTCAAGGATCCAATTCCGACAATCTACACCTCCGAATAGCACCCGCCAAGCCATGCAGATACGCGGTGCTCGGAGAATATGTTCTAACTGATCTCTGGCATGAGTATCAAGAAGGTGGAGATGCCACAGTGACGATGGCCCGGTACCAGAGACGGCAGTTCCTTCAACCACCGTGGTGGAAGGCCAACAATATCGCCTCGGCTCGCTATCGAGATCAAAAGCAACGTCAGGTGCAAATTATCAGCGACCGAAAACCCACACGCAGCAGAGTTTGCGAAGAATGTGGAGAACCATCACCGAAAAGATACAAAGTCTGGGTGTGCGCCAACCCGCGATGTGAGAAATTCTCAACGGCAGAAAACGGGGAGGTTTTGGCCGAGGATGTTGTATTCTCCACGCATTGGCTGCTTGAGAGGGTAGCATCAGCCGGCGAGGCAGGCCTTGACTTCGGATCCAACCGACTCAGACGCCCAACACAGCCAACTGACATGCGAAAGGGGTCAGTCTGCCCTAAATGCAGGAAATGTGTTTCGCGATTCCACTGGGCGTCGTGGATCTGTGAAGGACCATACGGGTGCGGTCACGCCGTCTCTCTGACTGTCGATATACCAGAACTCCAAAACCTCTTGAAAGAACGATCAAGAGGTTTCACTCAAGCCAGACATCCATTTCACAGCCTCCACGATCCCCGAAACCTTGAGCGGGAATTCATCAGCCACGGGATTACTTTCATTGAGTTTAAGCATGAAATGCCCGGTGGAAGCGTgatcaagctcctcaagtCCCGACCCCCCCGTACGGCTACCCCAGGCACGATATTCGACGATCTATTCAACAGTATCATCTGGGAGGCCAATCACGGAAGCCGCCTTGATCTCCAGCGCCATACAGCATCGAATAGATTCACAGGCACCAGGATCAACAGATACGAGATCAGCTTtggagagaaaggggagCCGAGTGCATTTTATCCGGTGGTCCCTTTGGAAAATGCACCCGCGTCTGTTCAAACGGTGCTTGAAATACTCACAgagctgttggaggaggatataCAGGATACGACGGTGAAGCGTACAGAAAATACCCAGGACCCCTGGTTGTTGACAGTCACCGCGTACGTGGGCGGTGAACAAAAGGAATATTTCAAGCCTGCTGGATATAACAGAGCCGGAGACGTGACGGCAACCCTGTGCTTGGGAAGCCCGGTGAGAATGAGATGGCGATACAGCCCTGATTACTGGAACCACACTCAGGCAGGACGGGTGCTAGATggctccccatcaccagagACGAAGCACTTCGAGGCTCTACAACAACTCAAGGGAAGAAAAATGTCGCGCGGTGAATACGAAAAGCAGAGGCGGGAGATACTGGACAGTTCTGATGGTCAATCACGGCCTCGCAATGAGATCCCGACATATTTGACTGCTGATTTAACGCATGGTGATATCCTGATCACAGAGGGTGATGCGATAGGGTCGCGCTTTGACTCGGCGGTGGAGCCACAGGGACTTTTACACATTCGACTGACAACGTTCAGGGTACaagatggcggtgatgacggaagaggaagagaaaacaGCGCGGCGAGACGGAGCACCTCTCGAAGTCGCTCAAGGGGGGGCATTTCCACACGAGCCACAAAGGCTCAGAGGGCGTCTTCTAGAACGAGAGGAACGCCGGAAAGAACATCAAAACGGATTACAAAGGGTCCCTTCAAAACACGGAGAGGCTCTTCCAAAAaccgacaagaagaaagcgCAGTGGAAGCAGAGAGCTCAACGCCACCCGTACCAAGACGTCGAGGCAGAAAAGCTGGTTCTCGCCAGAAGaatcagaaaagaaagaacaCATCACCAGATCCCTCCAAAACTCCCAATTTGAAAACAAGGAGAACGGCAAAGGAAGCAAGGGAT AGGACAAAAGCTCAATCGGGACACTCGGAATCAGTGTCCTCTTCGAATGTGTCCATAACGTCTTCCTCCGATGGCGAAGACCAAATACCCAAAAGGCAAAAGACACAAGCTACGCTTACTACAAAAACCATGAGTGCCCCAACGGGGCCTAAGCTTAAGTCGATTCTCAGAACTGCCGCCAGTATGAAACCGAAGAGAACCTCGAAAACATCGAGGTCAGACTCCCCCGACATACTCACGACTCTTCAACCATCTAGTACTGCCGCTACGACCTCAAAACAGAGGTCAAACCCACCCGACATACTCACTACCTCACACCAACCATCTCACACTGCCTCTGGACACATTCCAACTCTTTCACGGAGAAGATTCATATATCAAACCCCTAAAAAGCCACAAACCAGTCCACTAAACGCGAAAGAAATAGAATATGTCGAAACAATCTTGCACCCAGGTCCCGTGCCAACCGACTTGAATTCCACGACCAAGGTTCTGGACAAGATTAACCCACCTGGTCTTGAGGGAAGGTCTGTACCGCCGTTGCCTGTACCGCTCAGGCGCAACCCTCGGCCTGTGATACCATCATCAATACTGAAGCCTAGGTGCGGAAGTGCTGCTCCTGTCGTTGGCTCAAAGTCACCTGAGAAAcgcacagcacagcacttACTTTGGGAAATCGACACACTAGGGGTTCCTGTTCCTCCCACGCTGCTGTCAAACCCAATACAGGACCAAGAGCGTACGGGTGGCACTGGAGAGTCCAAAGCAAATCATCCCGCACCCACAAGTCCGAACACCCACGAGTCTCCCGCCTCTTCAAATCCCCAAGTCAAGACgcccctccttcccagcCCACCGCCTCTCAAAACTACCATCGAGAACAACAGCCTCGTCAGCCCCCCAATCAGCAGCACCCCCACACGACATCTTCCGGCCACCGCTCGAAGgacaagcaccaccatcccacccgccagcccaaccctCAACCGCCAGCGTTCCCTACAACTGCAAGACCCAAACCTCAaagtcatcaccatctcgccctctccatccccctccccagccccagaGCCTCAACCTTCAGCCCAAAACCATGATCgaaacagctcctccagctcatcctcatcctcatccgaagacgaagacgacaacgGCGCCTCGTACAAACTACCGGCCCCGGACAGGACgcggtcgaggtcgaggtcgcTGTGGGGAAGATTGTGGGGGTCGTGA
- the ADH1_1 gene encoding alcohol dehydrogenase (EggNog:ENOG503NW0B; COG:Q) yields MAPDIPKEQKAQVITADGVMTLKTIPVPTPGPQEILIHILYSGVCHTDLHALNNDWPLPRKTPLVGGHEGAGVVVAKGSLVASGQGVDVGDYVGIPWLNSTCHHCTFCMQAQEMLCSEAQLSGYTVDGSFQQYAVANASHVAKFPKDKGVELDAAAPILCAGLTVYTGLKQSEARPGQYVAIVGAGGGLGSLATQYAKAMGLHVIAIDGGPEKGESCKKLGAEVYVDYLKSKDLVADVKAATADGLGPHGVLLLAPMEKPFQQATGYVRSHGTVVCIGMPAGAKVSMPVFDTVVRMVQVKGSYVGNRQDMVEAIDFFLRGLVRAPVKVVGMSELGGVFDAMRENKVVGRYVLDTSR; encoded by the exons ATGGCCCCCGATATCCCCAAGGAGCAGAAGGCTCAGGTCATCACGGCCGATGGCG TGATGACGTTAAAAACCATCCCCGTCCCCACTCCGGGCCCCCAAGAAATCCTGATCCATATTCTGTACTCGGGCGTCTGCCACACCGACCTCCACGCCCTCAACAACGACTGGCCCCTGCCCCGCAAGACCCCCCTGGTGGGCGGTCACGAAGGCGCCGGCGTCGTGGTGGCCAAAGGAAGCCTGGTTGCTTCGGGCCAGGGCGTCGATGTCGGAGACTACGTGGGGATCCCCTGGCTCAACTCCACCTGCCACCACTGCACCTTTTGCATGCAAGCTCAGGAGATGCTTTGCAGCGAGGCGCAGCTCTCGGGGTACACGGTCGATGGCAGCTTCCAGCAGTACGCTGTCGCCAACGCCTCGCATGTGGCCAAGTTCCCCAAGGATAAAGGGGTTGAGTTGGACGCTGCTGCGCCCATCCTGTGTGCCGGTCTGACGGTCTACACTGGGCTCAAGCAGAGCGAGGCCCGGCCGGGGCAGTATGTGGCCATTGTGGgcgcgggtggtggtttgggaagTTTGGCGACACAGTACGCCAAGGCTATGGGCCTACACGTCATTGCTATTGACGGGGGTccggaaaagggggagagcTGCAAGAAGTTGGGGGCCGAGGTGTATGTGGATTATTTGAAGAGCAAAGACCTGGTGGCGGATGTCAAGGCGGCCACGGCGGATGGGCTGGGACCGCATGGGGTTTTGCTACTGGCCCCGATGGAGAAGCCGTTTCAACAGGCGACCGGGTATGTGAGATCTCATGGGACGGTGGTTTGTATTGGCATGCCAGCGGGTGCCAAGGTGAGCATGCCGGTGTTCGACACcgtggtgaggatggtgcaGGTGAAGGGGTCTTATGTTGGGAACAGACAGGATATGGTGGAGGCGATAGACTTCTTCCTCCGTGGGCTGGTGAGGGCACCGGTCAAAGTGGTGGGTATGAGCGAGCTCGGTGGTGTGTTTGATGCCATGAGGGAGAACAAAGTGGTGGGAAGGTATGTACTGGATACCAGTCGGTAA